CTTTAGGTGGTCAATAATCAATCCGCTTTGAGCGGTTCACATATTCAAGCCTCCGGCTTTGCCGGAGGTATGTGACTGTTAACCCTCCATGATAAGGGTCATATGGCGTCGCCAGAAGATATCCGAAATGAGATCGCCACAAGCTTTACCGCGGCAGTTCCGGAAACACTTCCGCCCACCGCAACCGTACCCCTGAGCCATTGTACAGACTATCGACTGCAAACCCGGAATGAGCCGCTGCCGAATGAATTCCGGCCGGACCCGGTGATGTTCCGGTTAAAAAAAATGCATGAAAGGGAACCGGCAACTCCATGAACACAATTTCAAAAGCACACCTTTTTATCGCCATATTTTCACTGTGTTTGATTTTCTATTTGTTTTTGCCGGTTGCTTACGACTTTTTCACACCGTCCGACCGGTCGAAGCTGTGGCTTGAAAATTCCGAAAGCATCGGTACGGAGTTTATCCTGTTATTGCTTTTTTCAACCCTGACGGCGTTTGGGCTCACCAGCCTGATTGATTACTTCTATGCCAGAATGCGGAAGTGGCGGTTCCACCGGCCGAGACTCGGTGAAATAATGAAATCCCTCGACTATATTTCCGAGGAAGACCTTCGCAAAGCCCTGGCGCAGCAAAAGATCAGACTCAGTGACATCCTGGTGCAGGCAGGCCGCATAACCCCTGAGCAGAAGGATTTTGCCTTGGTGCTGCAGAAAAAGAAAAATAAAATGATCGGTGAGATCCTGATTGAACTGGGGTTCATTACTAAAAAGGAGCTTTTCTGGGCGCTGAAAGAAAGGCACAAAAAGATCGGCAGTATCTTAAAGGAAATGAACCTGGTGAGCGATTATGACATCGATTGCGCGTTGATGCTGGAAAAGAAAGGCCGCATGGATAAAAGCGGCAAGATAATTGAAATGCTATAAAGGGGTTCGGATATGAGCACCACAGAGCAAAGACGCTATTTGCGGCAAGAAACGGATATCCCTATAACGATTTGCAAAGACGAAGAAAAGATCCCCGCAACGATGATCGATATCAGCGAAGGCGGCATTGCAATAGTTTCAGAAAGAGGTTTATTTCCCGGCGCTGAGGTTGATATCATAGGGTAATAATTTCGTTGTGCCTTTGGCTGGCATTAATCGGATTGTCTGGATGCTGCCTCCAAAGTGTGAATTTGAAACCCAAATTGGATGCTATAGATCTAAAAGCAGCCAAGGTGGGGTCATTTAGCGCCGAAACAGAGTTCAAGTTTAAGGACTGTTGCCCAAGCAAAGAACAAGAAAAAATTGCACTCTCTATACAGTCAAAAATAGTTGGCTTGTACGAAAAACTTCTAAATGATGAAATATCCATAGAAACATACAACCAGAAAGTTCAGGCTGCTGCCGATGCAATAGGCAAAGTGGTGCTATCATGTGCTTTATCAAGCAAAGAATTGCCCCTCACCAAGACAGTCCCTGTAATACCACCCATGAGTTTGGAGAAGGCATGGGAGAATTTAAAGCAGGTTGATCGAAATTTGTAACGAATGAAGCCGATCGCCTACTATCCGGATTATAAGGTGTGTCTGCCTGAGTGAACGAAAAGCGGTACGCCCGCGTCTGTTGAAATGTGTGTTATTTATAATTGAAACCAAATTGAAGGGAGATGGATATGAAGCTTTCATGTAAACAAATCTGCCGGTTGCAGGAAATGATGATGAACTTAAAATGCCCCAAATGCTTCAGCGTCAAGGTTAAACTGTGTGATGAAGAAAAGGACAAAAATGCAGAGTGCGAATCCTGCAAATGTGAATTCGAATTCAAACCTGAACTCCTTGCGGGCCATGAGTGATGGACACCCTGCGGTTTTCTGCGGAAGGTGGGAAATCTGAAACGAGGCAAAAAGCGGCTATGGCAACTTATAGATAACACCACCCCAGGTCAATCCCGCCCCTAAACCGATGAACAGGATAACGTCCTTTGGTTTCAGCATGTTTTTTTCCATGAGTTCGTCAAGTGCAATCGGAATAGTCGCCGCAGTTGTATTTCCATATCGTTGAATATTGTTATACATTTTTTCTGCCGGGATATTCATCCGTTCCCTGAAGGCTTCGTTTATTCTCAGGTTTGCCTGATGGGGAATAATCATATCCAGGTCTTCAATTTTCATGTTTGCTTTTGCCAACAGCTCCTCTGTTACTATTGGCAGGCGGGTCACAGCCAGTTTGAATACGGCCTTACCATCCATGTAAGGAAAATGTTCCTTGTTTCGTATTACAATCTGACTGATGGCAGGCCCGGATTTTCGAGCAGGTAATCCCGCACGCAGGGCTCCTGCATATTTTCCGTCGGCATGGAGAATCGATGTGATGACGCCAACTTCCTCTTCCGTTTCAATTGCTTCAATGCAGACAGCACCGGCGCCATCGGCAAAAATAACCGCCGTATCACGGTTTTCGGTTGTCAGCTCCAGGTATCGGCTTTGGTATTCAGCCCCTACCAAAAGGATTTTCTGCGCTTTTTCACTCCTGATATAGGCATCGCAGATCTCCAGCCCATGCAGAAACCCGGTGCACTGCTGGCGGATATCGAGGGCAGGGACGTTTTCCGCACCCAGCCGGTTCTGCAGAAAGGCCCCCGAACCCGGCACGTTCACGTCGGGTGTCATGGTTGCAAACACAATTAAATCCAAATCCTCCGGTTTCCAGTGCGCCTTTTCCAGTGCAATAATGGAAGCCTCATAAGCAAGATCCGATGTCCCGACATCCTCACCTTCCCTGACCCAGTACCTGGCTTCGATGCCTGTGCGCTGCACAATCCATTCATTTGATGTGTCCATCAGCCCGGCCAGCTCTTCGTTTGTGACATGTCTATCAGGCACATACCTGCCGGTACTTTTTATAAGTGATCGTTTCATGGAATAATAATGATCCGTTGTCTTTTCTGTCTGTTTATGAACCGGTAATTGACGAAATAAAGCTTCTGCATATCGTAAAATGCGCTGGAACCATAAGAGATCGGGTTTAAGAGGTCAAGAAAAAATGTTTTGAGGAAAAAGTTCGGTTTATGGCCTTGTTTCTCTTTACGGGCTGAAAAGCATGATTACCACAGCCCGCCTGATTGCGCTTGGCGCAGACCGTCGAAAGGAAAGCCGCGGTGCGCACTATCGTTCTGATTATCCCCATACAGATGACGAATCCTACAGGGGAAATTTTTACCTTCAGAACCTCAATGACAGATTGGATGCGAAATTTCGACCTGTGGGGGTTCCTTGATCCCGTGAAAACGGGTTGTCCTTAAAAGCGTAAGAACGGATCGGCCCTTATGCCTACCGGTCCTCCAATGAAGGGGACGGATCCTTTTCAGTTTCATTGGTTGCCGCCGCCTTGTTTTCCAGCTTGCGTTGCATTTTTTCCTCTTTCTTTTTTTTCTTGGCCAATTCTTTCTGACGTTTCTTGAACTGGTAATTGGGTTTTGCCATAGTGTTTCCTTTCTGGTTGCCGGATCGATAAGACTCGTGAGAACAGGAAAAGACTCTCTGTCGGCAACATTATGGTTTGATGCGGGCAATCATTAAAAAAGGCATCCCCCCGTTTAAAAGGAGATGCCTTTAATTGCCTTAAAAAGCAGGTTAGACAACGTTTACATTGGCAGCGGCCGGACCTTTCGGCCCTTGCTCGATGTCAAAGGTCACGCGCGCACCATCACTGAGAGATTTAAAACCGGCTGCATTGATTGCGCTATGATGCACAAATACATCCGGTCCGTTTTCCTGCTCGATGAATCCAAAGCCTTTGTGGTCATTAAACCACTTAACAGTTCCATTTGTCATAATATCATCCTCCTTTCGAAAAATTTCAACGTTACAAACTGGAGGATAATAGCGTTTAACAAACGGATAATTCCCACAGAAAGAAACACTCCCGCAAATTTATGGCGGGACTTAATTGATGCTATAGCTTAATCACCTTTATACGTAATAGCAAGCCAAACCTTTATTATTTTAAATATCAACACTTCAGCGCCGCACTCAACTTTTCATCAGACCGTTGCGATGCCGGGCGGATAATCAGAAACAAATTGATTGCGACGTTGCGCTTTCCGACATTTATGCCTATTATTTTAGCATGATCTCCAACTTAGGCGATTGCTTCTCAAAACATTTGGAAAGAGAGTGATATTATGTCCCATAACCAGCTCATTCATGAAAAAAGTCCGTATCTGCTGCAGCACGCCCATAATCCTGTCGCCTGGCAGTCCTGGTCCGAAGAAACTTTTAACCGGGCCAAAGCCGAGAACAAGCCGATTTTTCTTTCCATCGGGTATGCCACCTGCCACTGGTGTCACGTCATGGAAAAGGAATCTTTTGAGGATGAAGAGGCCGCACGTTATCTCAACGATACCTTTGTCTGTATTAAAGTTGACCGTGAAGAACGCCCCGACATCGATGCGGTCTATATGGCCGCCTGTCAGATGATGACCGGCAGCGGCGGCTGGCCCCTGAGCATTTTCATGACGCCCGAAAAAAAACCGTTTTTCGCAGCCACCTATCTTCCCAAAAATAACCGTTTCGGCCGGCCGGGTCTGATCGATATCTGCCGGCAGGTACGGGAGTTGTGGTTGAACCAGAAAGAAAAAATAGACACCTCGGCCGACGGGATTGCATCCCAAATGTCCCGGGCATTTGCCTTTGCCGGAGCGGATGAACCCGATGAATCCCTGCTGGACGGCGCCTTTCAACAAATCAAACGGGGATTTGATCCCCAGCACGGCGGGTTTGAATCCGCGCCGAAGTTCCCCACGCCGCACCGGCTGCTTTTTCTGCTGCGCAGCTTTCATCGCAACGGAGACCCACATGCATTGGACATGGTTACGCGGACCCTGGCGGCCATGCGCATGGGGGGTATCTGGGACCATGTCGGCTTCGGTTTTCATCGGTATGCAACCGATGCGAAATGGCTCCTGCCGCACTTTGAAAAGATGCTGTATGATCAGGCCCTGATCGCAACAGCTTACCTGGAAGCCTACCAGGTCACCAAAGACCCGTTTCTGGCCGCAACCGCCGAAGATATTTTCACCTATGTATTGCGGGACATGACCTCGACCGAGGGCGCCTTTTATTCGGCTGAGGATGCCGACAGCGAAGGAGAGGAAGGCAAATTCTACATCTGGACGGCGGAAGAATTTAACCGCGTGCTGGCGGATGAGGATGCGAAACGCTGGGGTACGATTTTGCGACTGAGTCCCGAAGGCAATTTCCAAGACGAGAGCACGCACAAAAAAACCGGCGCCAACATCCTGCACCTTACCGCCTCCCTTGACAAATGGGCGGATAAGCTGGGGTTGCCCCAAGGCCAATTGGACGAAGAATGGAAGCGGATCCGGGATAAATTGTTCCAGGTACGCCGAGAGCGGGTCCATCCGTTAAAGGACGATAAAGTCCTGACCGACTGGAACGGCCTGATGATCGCAGCCTTGTCCCGGGGCGCCCGGTTTTTGAACAGACCGGACTACGAGCGAGCGGCCCGCAAGGCTGCTCAATTCGTATTGCTGCGCATGCGGGACAGCGAGGGCCGGCTGTTTCACCGCTTCAGAGACGGCGACCTGGCCATCGAGGCCCAGGCCGGGGATTATGCCTATTTGATTTACGGCCTGCTCAATCTGTACGGGGCCACCTTTGATATTGCTTTTGCCGAGGAAGCCCAGGCCTTGCAGCTGAATATGATCAGGGACTTTTGGGATGAGACGGACGGGGGCTTTCTCTCCACCCGCCGGGGAAGTGATGAGCTGCCCGTGCGTCCCAAGGAGTTGTATGACGGGGCGATCCCTTCGGTGAACTCGGTCGCGCTTTACAATCTGATACTTTTGGGCAGATTGACGGGTGACTCAAAATGGGAAAAGAAAGCCGGCGAACTGGTCCGGGCGTTTGCCGGAACGGTGAAATCCCAACCGACGGCTTTTGCCTTTTTTCTGTGCGCCCTCGACTTCGCGCTCCACCCCGGCCGGGAGGTCGTCATTTCCGGCAGTTCGGAAGCAGCCGACACAAAAGAACTATTGGCTGCATTGAATCTTAATTTCGCCCCATCCGAGGTGACCGTCGTTAAGTCGGATCAAAACGCCGAACGCCTGGCTAAATTTGCCGGTTACACCGACGGGTTGCAGGTGATTGCAGACAAAGCGGTTGCGCATGTCTGTCGCAACGGCTCCTGTATTGATTCCACCAGCGATACGCAAACCCTGCTGGATCGGATTCTGGGGCATGCGAAAACCTGACCGGCTGTTCAGTGTGCGGCATCGGTTTTAAGAACTATGAAACTCAAAAATCCGATTAAATCAGGTATTGTATTATGTTGCTGCATCACCGTCCTTACTTTCATGGCAGGCTGCGCCCAACCGCCGAAACAGGAAGTCGAGGCCGCCAATGCCGCTTTGCAGGCAGCCATAACCGCCGAAGCGGAGCAATACGCCGCTGATGAATTGAAAGGGGCGCAGGACTTATCCGCCAAATTGAACGGCGAGATGGAAAAGAAAGAATACAAAGCGGCAAAACAAACCGCGGTTCAATTAAAAGAAGCGGCTGATAAAGCCAAAGCTGCCGCCAAAAAGACTACTAAAAAGAAAAAATAACGGCCTGACTTTTGCCACCCCCGAGAAGGACGTTTCTTCTCGGGGGACTCTAATTCTCTAAAACACACGGGCGACTATTCCTTCCTTTGGTTTTGTCGTATGGATATCCACATTGCGATGCTCGTATTGCTGGCTGCATTTCTGCATGCCGGCTGGAATGCGATAGTCAAAACGGCATCGGACCGGCTGCTGGTGATTTCTTCGGTGGCGCTGGGGCAATGTCTGGCAGGGGTGCTGGCCTTACCGTTTGTGCCGGTGCCGGACCCGGCCAGCTGGGCCGCCATCGGCGTGTCGGCGTTATTTCATTACGCTTATTATGTGTTTCTGATCAATGCCTACCGGTTTGGCGATCTGAGCCAGGTGTATCCCCTGGCCCGGGGGGTTGCGCCGGTGCTGGTGGCAGTGGGCGCAGCCATATTCGGAGGGGAAATGCTGGCACTGCCGGCAGTTGCCGGGGTGGTGATGGCGTCGACGGGTATCGCCAGCATCGCATTTTTCCAGAAATCGTCATTAAAGGGCAATTGGGCGGCCCTTTTTTTTGCGGGGGGCACCGGGGTTATCATCGCAGGCTATACCGTGGCAGATGGGATCGGGGTCCGTTTGTCGGGCAATCCCTTCGGGTACATTGCCTGGTTGTTTTTATTTGAATTTCCGGTGCTTGTGTTTGTTTTTTACCGGCGCAGGGGCCGACTGTTATCGTTGCTCAAGCGCGAATGGTTGCCTTACGTCGGAACCGGGATCAGTTCGGTTCTGGCTTACAGCCTTGTGATCTTTGCGGTGGCTTTTGCCCCCATGGCGGCGGTTTCCGCCCTGCGGGAATCGAGTGTGATCATCGCCGCCATGATCGGCACCCTTATCTTAGGAGAGCGGCCCTGGCGCCTGCGCGTGGCAGCAGCAGTGATGGTCGCCGGCGGTGTGACCCTGATTGCCGGCATATGGTGAGCGCGGGTTTTCTGCCGGCCGTTTTTCGTACTTCCCTTTATATTTAGCGCCTATGAATAGATCTCTCTCCGGTTTTCGCGGTGATCCACCATGTAAAGCAGCCGGGCTTTTTCCAGCAGTTTTTCCTTGAGGTCCTGAACGCTCCCGCGGTCGATGCCGTACATGCGGATATACCCCCAGCGAAAGCCTTCCGGCGCTTTTTCATACGAAGTCAGGATGCTTGCCATGCGTCCGCCAAAATCACGAATGATATCCGCCACCTCTTTAATGGACCCGGGTCGGTCTTCCAGCAGGAAACCAAACTGGATCCCTTTTTTGCCGATTCCGGTCAGTGATATGATGACCCGGAAGAGGTCCGTCTGGGTGATGATGCCCACCAGAGCGCCTTGCTGACCCAGAACCGGGGCACCCGATATCTTATGCTTCAGCAGTACCTCGGCAGTTTCTTCCACGGTGAAGTCAAACGGAACCGTGACGGGGTCCGGGGTCATGATGTTTTCCACCTTCAGGGTGGAGATGAGGTAGAGAAG
This region of Desulfobacterales bacterium genomic DNA includes:
- a CDS encoding EamA family transporter, with amino-acid sequence MDIHIAMLVLLAAFLHAGWNAIVKTASDRLLVISSVALGQCLAGVLALPFVPVPDPASWAAIGVSALFHYAYYVFLINAYRFGDLSQVYPLARGVAPVLVAVGAAIFGGEMLALPAVAGVVMASTGIASIAFFQKSSLKGNWAALFFAGGTGVIIAGYTVADGIGVRLSGNPFGYIAWLFLFEFPVLVFVFYRRRGRLLSLLKREWLPYVGTGISSVLAYSLVIFAVAFAPMAAVSALRESSVIIAAMIGTLILGERPWRLRVAAAVMVAGGVTLIAGIW
- a CDS encoding ketoacyl-ACP synthase III is translated as MKRSLIKSTGRYVPDRHVTNEELAGLMDTSNEWIVQRTGIEARYWVREGEDVGTSDLAYEASIIALEKAHWKPEDLDLIVFATMTPDVNVPGSGAFLQNRLGAENVPALDIRQQCTGFLHGLEICDAYIRSEKAQKILLVGAEYQSRYLELTTENRDTAVIFADGAGAVCIEAIETEEEVGVITSILHADGKYAGALRAGLPARKSGPAISQIVIRNKEHFPYMDGKAVFKLAVTRLPIVTEELLAKANMKIEDLDMIIPHQANLRINEAFRERMNIPAEKMYNNIQRYGNTTAATIPIALDELMEKNMLKPKDVILFIGLGAGLTWGGVIYKLP
- a CDS encoding cold-shock protein — encoded protein: MTNGTVKWFNDHKGFGFIEQENGPDVFVHHSAINAAGFKSLSDGARVTFDIEQGPKGPAAANVNVV
- a CDS encoding PilZ domain-containing protein, producing the protein MSTTEQRRYLRQETDIPITICKDEEKIPATMIDISEGGIAIVSERGLFPGAEVDIIG
- a CDS encoding CBS and ACT domain-containing protein — protein: MLVKDWMSQPVITVDVNDSMQTAMTLLKTHAIRVLPVLKNGKLKGIVTDRDLKRTSASDATTLEVHELLYLISTLKVENIMTPDPVTVPFDFTVEETAEVLLKHKISGAPVLGQQGALVGIITQTDLFRVIISLTGIGKKGIQFGFLLEDRPGSIKEVADIIRDFGGRMASILTSYEKAPEGFRWGYIRMYGIDRGSVQDLKEKLLEKARLLYMVDHRENRREIYS
- a CDS encoding thioredoxin domain-containing protein, with protein sequence MSHNQLIHEKSPYLLQHAHNPVAWQSWSEETFNRAKAENKPIFLSIGYATCHWCHVMEKESFEDEEAARYLNDTFVCIKVDREERPDIDAVYMAACQMMTGSGGWPLSIFMTPEKKPFFAATYLPKNNRFGRPGLIDICRQVRELWLNQKEKIDTSADGIASQMSRAFAFAGADEPDESLLDGAFQQIKRGFDPQHGGFESAPKFPTPHRLLFLLRSFHRNGDPHALDMVTRTLAAMRMGGIWDHVGFGFHRYATDAKWLLPHFEKMLYDQALIATAYLEAYQVTKDPFLAATAEDIFTYVLRDMTSTEGAFYSAEDADSEGEEGKFYIWTAEEFNRVLADEDAKRWGTILRLSPEGNFQDESTHKKTGANILHLTASLDKWADKLGLPQGQLDEEWKRIRDKLFQVRRERVHPLKDDKVLTDWNGLMIAALSRGARFLNRPDYERAARKAAQFVLLRMRDSEGRLFHRFRDGDLAIEAQAGDYAYLIYGLLNLYGATFDIAFAEEAQALQLNMIRDFWDETDGGFLSTRRGSDELPVRPKELYDGAIPSVNSVALYNLILLGRLTGDSKWEKKAGELVRAFAGTVKSQPTAFAFFLCALDFALHPGREVVISGSSEAADTKELLAALNLNFAPSEVTVVKSDQNAERLAKFAGYTDGLQVIADKAVAHVCRNGSCIDSTSDTQTLLDRILGHAKT